GCCGGCTCCCTCTGGTTGACGGCATCGACGATCGGGGCCATGCGCTTGAGCTCGCGCTCGGATCGACTGCCGACGATCTTGGTGAGGATGGTGTTGACTACCGACATGCCATCGAAATACGCCAGTCTAGCAGTCACTGTCCCGGTCGGCAAGGGGGCCGGGATAGCCGAAGGATGCAGCTCGGCTCGTGGTTACGGCGGGGCCGATCTCACGGACCGGTCGCGGTGCTCGTAAGCGGCCGGTTCTGCAAATCGAAAGAGCGATAGTATTCCAAAATATAATCCAGCGGGTGGACCGGTCTGTCGTTCACCCAGACTTCGTAGTGGAGGTGTGGCGCGCGGCTTCGTCCGGTGCTGCCCACGTAGCCCACGACATCGCCTCGCTTGACGCGCTTGCCCGCATTCACCGCGAAGCGCGAGAGGTGGGCGTAGCGGGTCATCGTCCCGAACTTGTGGTCGATGACCACGATATTGCCGTAGGTCCCACGCCGCCCCGCTTGAATCACCACGCCGTCGGCCGCCGCGACTACGGGACGGCCGGTCGAAGTCGAGATGTCGATGCCGTAATGCATCTCACGATCGCCGGTGAACGGATCCTTTCGATATCCAAACGTGGAGGAGAAGTAGCCTCGGGCCGGCCAGATCGAGGGTGTGGAGGCCAGCATGAGCGTGTTTCGCTCATAGAAACGCTCGAGGACTCGACTCTTTTCCTCGAGATCGGTCAGCTCGCCCTGCATCCGGACGAGCTCGCCCTTTACTTGAGCATAAGCGCCGGAAGTGGCGGTGTAATCCAGGTCGTGGGGGCCTCCCACGCCCTCTTCTCCACCTTGTTGTTGCAGGGTGTCCTCGAGACCAGCCATCACCGACAGCTTCCGGACGAAATCCTGCAAAGACGAGACTTGCCCGTTGAGGTCCTCGACCGAGATCTCGTACTCGCGGGTACGTTGCTCCAGCTCCGCATTAGCCAGGCGCAGCGCACGAAGCTCGCCGAGCTCACGGTAAAAAGCAGCGTAGTGGGTAACCAGTACGCCGG
This region of Vicinamibacteria bacterium genomic DNA includes:
- a CDS encoding M23 family metallopeptidase, encoding MKRSFTLIWVPHGGERFRKLRLSSALLKTLGVLSLAGVLIAGVLVTHYAAFYRELGELRALRLANAELEQRTREYEISVEDLNGQVSSLQDFVRKLSVMAGLEDTLQQQGGEEGVGGPHDLDYTATSGAYAQVKGELVRMQGELTDLEEKSRVLERFYERNTLMLASTPSIWPARGYFSSTFGYRKDPFTGDREMHYGIDISTSTGRPVVAAADGVVIQAGRRGTYGNIVVIDHKFGTMTRYAHLSRFAVNAGKRVKRGDVVGYVGSTGRSRAPHLHYEVWVNDRPVHPLDYILEYYRSFDLQNRPLTSTATGP